A portion of the Streptomyces erythrochromogenes genome contains these proteins:
- the nirD gene encoding nitrite reductase small subunit NirD, with product MTVELQVAQGWLTVCELSALVPGRGVAALLPDGSQAAVFVDRAGRAYAIGNQDPFTGAQVLSRGLVGAAAGRPFVASPLLKQRFDLETGRCLDDEEVAVRTYPVRTAATS from the coding sequence ATGACCGTGGAACTGCAAGTGGCGCAGGGCTGGCTGACGGTGTGCGAGCTGTCCGCGCTCGTCCCCGGGCGCGGGGTCGCGGCGCTGCTGCCCGACGGGAGCCAGGCCGCGGTGTTCGTCGACCGTGCGGGGCGGGCGTACGCCATCGGCAACCAGGACCCCTTCACCGGCGCGCAGGTGCTCTCGCGCGGCCTGGTGGGGGCGGCGGCGGGCCGGCCCTTCGTGGCCTCTCCGCTGCTCAAGCAGCGCTTCGACCTGGAGACGGGGCGCTGCCTGGACGATGAGGAGGTGGCGGTCCGCACCTACCCGGTGCGGACCGCCGCGACCTCCTGA
- the ppdK gene encoding pyruvate, phosphate dikinase has protein sequence MSENKDQKFVYDFTEGNRDLKDLLGGKGANLAEMTNLGLPVPPGFTITTEACKVYLESGSAPAALRDEVSAHLAALESKMGKKLGQSDDPLLVSVRSGAKFSMPGMMDTVLNIGLSDESVVGLASQAGDERFAWDSYRRLIQMFGKTVLGVEGELFEDALDEAKAAKKVTVDTDLDAADLKKLVKVFKKIVAKEAGREFPQDAREQMDLAVEAVFNSWNTDRAKLYRRQERIPSDLGTAVNICSMVFGNLGPDSGTGVAFTRDPASGHAGVYGDYLQNAQGEDVVAGIRNTVPLADLEAIDKASYDQLMTIMTTLETHYKDLCDIEFTIERGQLWMLQTRVGKRTAGAAFRIATQLVDQGLIDEAEALQRVSGHQLAQLMFPRFDEGAKTTLLGRGIAASPGAAVGKAVFDSYTAVKWSRSGEKVILIRRETNPDDLDGMIASEGILTSRGGKTSHAAVVARGMGKTCVCGAEELDVDTKRRRMTVGDTVIEEGDVVSIDGSTGKVYLGEVPVVPSPVVEYFEGRMHAGADDADELVAAVHRIMAYADRVRRLRVRANADNAEDALRARRFGAQGIGLCRTEHMFLGERREMVERLILADTDDERDQALSALLPLQKKDFIELFEAMDGLPVTVRLLDPPLHEFLPDITELSVRVALAESRKDANENDLRLLQAVHKLHEQNPMLGLRGVRLGLVIPGLFAMQVRAIAEAAAERKNAKGDPRVEIMIPLVGTVQELEIVREEADAVIAEVEAATGTTLKLSIGTMIELPRAALTAAQIAEAAQFFSFGTNDLTQTVWGFSRDDVEASFFTAYLEKGIFGVSPFETIDKDGVGSLVRYAVEQGRATRPDLKLGVCGEHGGDPESVHFFHEVGLDYVSCSPFRIPVARLEAGRAAAEAKGSDSR, from the coding sequence GTGTCGGAAAACAAAGATCAGAAGTTCGTCTACGACTTCACCGAGGGCAACCGCGACCTCAAGGACCTTCTCGGCGGCAAGGGAGCCAACCTCGCCGAGATGACCAACCTGGGTCTGCCGGTCCCTCCCGGCTTCACCATCACCACCGAGGCCTGCAAGGTCTACCTCGAGAGCGGCTCGGCCCCGGCCGCGCTGCGCGACGAGGTCAGCGCCCACCTTGCGGCCCTCGAGTCGAAGATGGGCAAGAAGCTCGGGCAGTCGGACGACCCGCTGCTGGTCTCCGTGCGTTCCGGCGCCAAGTTCTCGATGCCCGGCATGATGGACACCGTCCTGAACATCGGCCTCTCCGACGAGTCCGTCGTCGGCCTCGCCTCCCAGGCCGGTGACGAGCGCTTCGCGTGGGACTCGTACCGCCGCCTGATCCAGATGTTCGGCAAGACCGTCCTCGGCGTCGAGGGCGAGCTCTTCGAGGACGCCCTCGACGAGGCCAAGGCCGCCAAGAAGGTCACCGTCGACACCGACCTCGACGCCGCCGACCTGAAGAAGCTCGTCAAGGTCTTCAAGAAGATCGTGGCGAAGGAGGCCGGCCGCGAGTTCCCGCAGGACGCCCGCGAGCAGATGGACCTCGCCGTCGAGGCCGTCTTCAACTCGTGGAACACCGACCGGGCGAAGCTGTACCGCCGCCAGGAGCGCATCCCGAGCGACCTGGGCACCGCGGTCAACATCTGCTCCATGGTCTTCGGCAACCTGGGCCCGGACTCCGGCACCGGCGTCGCCTTCACCCGCGACCCCGCCAGCGGCCACGCGGGCGTCTACGGCGACTACCTGCAGAACGCCCAGGGCGAGGACGTCGTCGCGGGCATCCGCAACACCGTGCCGCTCGCCGACCTGGAGGCCATCGACAAGGCCTCCTACGACCAGCTCATGACGATCATGACGACGCTGGAGACCCACTACAAGGATCTCTGCGACATCGAGTTCACCATCGAGCGCGGCCAGCTGTGGATGCTGCAGACCCGTGTCGGCAAGCGCACCGCCGGCGCCGCCTTCCGCATCGCCACCCAGCTCGTCGACCAGGGCCTGATCGACGAGGCCGAGGCCCTCCAGCGCGTCAGCGGCCACCAGCTGGCCCAGCTGATGTTCCCGCGCTTCGACGAGGGCGCCAAGACCACCCTGCTCGGCCGCGGCATCGCCGCCTCCCCGGGCGCGGCGGTCGGCAAGGCCGTCTTCGACTCCTACACGGCCGTCAAGTGGTCCCGCTCCGGCGAGAAGGTCATCCTGATCCGCCGCGAGACCAACCCCGACGACCTGGACGGCATGATCGCCTCCGAGGGCATCCTGACCTCGCGCGGCGGCAAGACCTCCCACGCGGCCGTCGTCGCCCGCGGCATGGGCAAGACCTGTGTCTGCGGCGCCGAGGAGCTCGACGTCGACACCAAGCGCCGCCGCATGACGGTCGGCGACACGGTCATCGAAGAGGGCGACGTCGTCTCCATCGACGGCTCCACCGGCAAGGTCTACCTCGGTGAGGTACCCGTCGTACCGTCCCCGGTCGTCGAGTACTTCGAGGGCCGCATGCACGCCGGCGCCGACGACGCCGACGAGCTCGTCGCCGCCGTGCACCGGATCATGGCCTACGCGGACCGCGTCCGCCGCCTGCGGGTGCGCGCCAACGCCGACAACGCCGAGGACGCGCTGCGCGCCCGCCGCTTCGGCGCCCAGGGCATCGGCCTGTGCCGCACCGAGCACATGTTCCTCGGTGAGCGCCGCGAGATGGTCGAGCGACTGATCCTCGCCGACACCGACGACGAGCGCGACCAGGCACTCAGTGCCCTGCTGCCGCTCCAGAAGAAGGACTTCATCGAGCTGTTCGAGGCGATGGACGGCCTGCCCGTCACGGTCCGCCTGCTCGACCCGCCGCTGCACGAGTTCCTGCCCGACATCACCGAGCTGTCGGTGCGCGTCGCCCTCGCCGAGTCCCGCAAGGACGCCAACGAGAACGACCTGCGCCTGCTCCAGGCCGTCCACAAGCTGCACGAGCAGAACCCGATGCTGGGTCTGCGCGGTGTCCGCCTGGGCCTGGTCATCCCCGGCCTGTTCGCCATGCAGGTCCGGGCGATCGCCGAGGCCGCGGCCGAGCGCAAGAACGCCAAGGGCGACCCCCGCGTCGAGATCATGATCCCGCTCGTGGGCACCGTGCAGGAGCTGGAGATCGTCCGCGAGGAGGCCGACGCGGTCATCGCCGAGGTCGAGGCCGCCACCGGCACCACCCTCAAGCTCTCCATCGGCACCATGATCGAGCTGCCGCGCGCCGCCCTGACGGCCGCCCAGATCGCCGAGGCCGCGCAGTTCTTCTCCTTCGGCACGAACGACCTGACCCAGACGGTGTGGGGCTTCTCCCGCGACGACGTCGAGGCCAGCTTCTTCACCGCCTACCTGGAGAAGGGCATCTTCGGGGTCTCGCCCTTCGAGACCATCGACAAGGACGGCGTCGGCTCCCTCGTGCGCTACGCGGTCGAGCAGGGCCGGGCCACCCGTCCCGACCTCAAGCTCGGCGTCTGCGGCGAGCACGGCGGCGACCCCGAGTCCGTCCACTTCTTCCACGAGGTCGGCCTCGACTACGTCTCCTGCTCGCCCTTCCGGATTCCGGTGGCGCGCCTGGAGGCCGGTCGTGCGGCCGCCGAGGCGAAGGGCAGCGACAGCCGCTGA
- a CDS encoding group III truncated hemoglobin produces the protein MNRFAADISGRADLDIVLRRFYTAAFADPRIGPFFTPIAGTDLDVHLPRITDFWERALFRTAPYRRNAFAPHAALHAVRALTAADFGRWVQLWHATIDGLHSGPNAERAKAQGERIALTLHRRLVGPDADLRGEGTTGFVPLAALELRSAA, from the coding sequence ATGAACCGCTTCGCCGCCGACATCTCGGGCCGTGCCGACCTCGACATCGTGCTGCGGCGCTTCTACACGGCCGCCTTCGCCGACCCGCGGATCGGTCCGTTCTTCACCCCCATCGCGGGCACGGACCTGGACGTCCACCTGCCCCGCATCACCGACTTCTGGGAGCGGGCCCTCTTCCGCACCGCCCCGTACCGGCGCAACGCCTTCGCCCCGCACGCCGCGCTGCATGCGGTGCGCGCACTGACCGCCGCCGACTTCGGCCGCTGGGTGCAGCTGTGGCACGCGACGATCGACGGACTGCACAGCGGGCCGAACGCCGAGCGGGCCAAGGCCCAGGGCGAGCGGATCGCACTGACCCTCCACCGGCGCCTCGTCGGACCGGACGCCGACCTGCGGGGCGAAGGCACCACCGGCTTCGTCCCCCTCGCGGCACTGGAGCTGCGCTCGGCGGCCTGA
- the nirB gene encoding nitrite reductase large subunit NirB, which translates to MTEPSPTIVLIGHGMVGQRYLEALAERGITATHRITVLCEEPRPAYDRVHLTSYFSGSTPEDLSMTPAGFMEQHGIALHLDDPAEHVDRAARTVTSRSGRVFPYDVLVLATGSYPFVPPVPGKDAPGCFVYRTIEDLLAIEEYAKDKTTGAVVGGGLLGLEAAGALQGLGLAARIVEFAPRLMPVQVDEGGGAALLRTIESMGLTVHTGVGTQEVVTGEDGHVSGMRLSDGSTVDTELVVFSAGVRPRDQLARDAGLDVGERGGIAVDARCLTSDPHVYAIGECALAVDGRVYGLVAPGYEMAETAADDLLGREKEFTGADLSTKLKLLGVDVASFGDAHGTAPDSLDVVWSDSRSGVYKKLVVSPDGVLLGGVLVGDADAYGLLRPLTGSVPPVAPEQLVLPAGVGAPVALGPSALPDHAVICSCHNVTKKAITACSTLPEVKKCTKAGTGCGSCVKVIGQLLPAAADKGLCGCFPYTRAELYEIVRTRRLTSYEQILDNHGRPEARGSDGCEVCKPAVGSIIASLAATLGASGYVLDGEQAALQDTNDHFLANMQRNGSYSVVPRIPGGEITPDKLIVIGEVARDFGLYTKITGGQRIDLFGASVDQLPRIWARLVDAGFESGHAYGKALRTVKSCVGQTWCRYGVQDSVRMAIDLELRYRGLRAPHKLKSAVSGCARECAEAQSKDFGVIATASGWNLYVGGNGGATPRHADLLAQDLSDAELIRLIDRFLMFYIRTADRLERTSTWLERLEGGLGHLRDVVVHDSLGLCAELESLMADHVAHYRDEWAETLQDPERLRRFVSFVNAPGAPDPTVKFVPERDQVKPDLAVLTIGGAVR; encoded by the coding sequence ATGACCGAGCCCTCGCCCACGATCGTGCTCATCGGGCACGGCATGGTCGGCCAGCGCTACCTCGAAGCGCTCGCCGAGCGCGGGATCACCGCCACGCACCGGATCACCGTGCTCTGCGAGGAGCCCCGGCCCGCCTACGACCGCGTGCACCTGACCTCGTACTTCTCCGGCAGCACCCCCGAGGACCTGTCCATGACGCCCGCCGGGTTCATGGAGCAGCACGGCATCGCCCTCCACCTCGACGACCCGGCCGAGCACGTCGACCGCGCCGCCCGCACCGTCACCTCCCGCTCGGGGCGGGTGTTCCCGTACGACGTGCTGGTCCTGGCCACCGGCAGCTACCCCTTCGTGCCGCCCGTCCCCGGCAAGGACGCCCCCGGCTGCTTCGTCTACCGCACCATCGAGGACCTCCTCGCCATCGAGGAGTACGCGAAGGACAAGACCACCGGCGCGGTCGTGGGCGGCGGACTCCTCGGGCTGGAGGCCGCCGGCGCCCTCCAGGGGCTCGGCCTCGCCGCCCGCATCGTCGAGTTCGCCCCGCGCCTGATGCCCGTCCAGGTCGACGAGGGCGGCGGCGCCGCCCTGCTGCGCACCATCGAGTCCATGGGCCTCACCGTCCACACCGGTGTCGGCACCCAGGAGGTGGTGACCGGCGAGGACGGCCACGTCAGCGGAATGCGGCTCTCCGACGGCTCGACGGTCGACACCGAGCTCGTCGTCTTCTCCGCCGGCGTCCGCCCCCGCGACCAGCTGGCCCGCGACGCCGGGCTGGACGTCGGCGAGCGCGGCGGCATCGCGGTCGACGCCCGCTGTCTGACCTCCGACCCGCACGTCTACGCCATCGGCGAGTGCGCCCTGGCAGTCGACGGCCGCGTCTACGGGCTGGTCGCCCCCGGCTACGAGATGGCCGAGACCGCCGCCGACGACCTGCTGGGCCGCGAGAAGGAGTTCACCGGAGCCGACCTCTCCACCAAGCTGAAGCTGCTCGGCGTGGACGTGGCCTCCTTCGGCGACGCCCACGGCACCGCCCCCGACAGCCTCGACGTCGTCTGGTCCGACTCCCGCTCCGGCGTCTACAAGAAGCTGGTGGTCTCCCCCGACGGGGTCCTCCTCGGCGGTGTCCTGGTCGGCGACGCCGACGCCTACGGCCTGCTGCGCCCGCTCACCGGCAGCGTCCCGCCCGTCGCCCCCGAGCAGCTGGTCCTGCCCGCGGGGGTCGGCGCGCCCGTCGCGCTCGGCCCGTCCGCCCTCCCCGACCACGCGGTGATCTGCTCCTGCCACAACGTCACGAAGAAGGCCATCACCGCCTGCTCCACCCTGCCCGAGGTCAAGAAGTGCACCAAGGCGGGCACCGGCTGCGGCTCTTGCGTCAAGGTGATCGGGCAGCTGCTCCCGGCCGCCGCCGACAAGGGGCTGTGCGGCTGCTTCCCGTACACCCGCGCCGAGCTCTACGAGATCGTCCGCACCCGCCGGCTGACCTCGTACGAGCAGATCCTCGACAACCACGGCCGCCCCGAAGCCCGCGGCAGCGACGGCTGCGAGGTCTGCAAGCCGGCCGTCGGCTCGATCATCGCCTCGCTCGCGGCCACCCTCGGCGCGAGCGGCTACGTCCTGGACGGGGAGCAGGCCGCCCTGCAGGACACCAACGACCACTTCCTCGCGAACATGCAGCGCAACGGCTCGTACTCGGTCGTGCCGCGGATCCCCGGCGGTGAGATCACCCCCGACAAGCTGATCGTGATCGGCGAGGTGGCCCGCGACTTCGGCCTCTACACGAAGATCACCGGCGGGCAGCGCATCGACCTGTTCGGCGCGAGCGTGGACCAGCTCCCGCGGATCTGGGCGCGGCTCGTCGACGCCGGCTTCGAGTCCGGGCACGCCTACGGGAAGGCGCTGCGGACGGTGAAGTCCTGCGTGGGGCAGACCTGGTGCCGCTACGGCGTCCAGGACAGCGTGCGGATGGCCATCGACCTGGAGCTGCGCTACCGGGGGCTGCGCGCCCCGCACAAGCTCAAGTCGGCGGTGTCCGGCTGCGCCCGCGAGTGCGCGGAGGCGCAGAGCAAGGACTTCGGGGTCATCGCGACGGCGAGCGGCTGGAACCTCTACGTGGGCGGCAACGGCGGCGCCACCCCGCGCCACGCCGACCTCCTCGCGCAGGACCTGTCGGACGCGGAACTGATCCGGCTGATCGACCGGTTCCTGATGTTCTACATCCGCACCGCCGACCGGCTGGAGCGGACCTCCACCTGGCTGGAGCGGCTGGAGGGCGGCCTGGGCCACCTGCGGGACGTGGTCGTGCACGACTCGCTGGGGCTGTGCGCGGAGCTGGAGTCCCTGATGGCCGACCACGTGGCGCACTACCGGGACGAGTGGGCCGAGACGCTCCAGGACCCGGAGCGGCTGCGCAGGTTCGTGTCCTTCGTGAACGCGCCCGGCGCCCCCGACCCGACCGTGAAGTTCGTCCCCGAGCGCGACCAGGTCAAGCCCGACCTGGCCGTCCTGACCATAGGAGGTGCCGTCCGATGA
- a CDS encoding VOC family protein — protein sequence MSATMIFVNLPVKDLDASKAFWGKLGYSFNAQFTDENCASMVISDTIVAMLLTEARYKDFTHKEIADATKTSEVLLCLSAESRTAVDELVDGALAAGATEPRPAQDHGVMYGRAFDDLDGHTWEIMWMDPAVIQKQA from the coding sequence ATGTCCGCGACCATGATCTTCGTCAACCTGCCCGTCAAGGACCTGGACGCCAGCAAGGCCTTCTGGGGCAAGCTGGGCTACTCCTTCAACGCCCAGTTCACCGACGAGAACTGTGCCTCGATGGTCATCAGCGACACCATCGTCGCGATGCTCCTGACCGAGGCCCGCTACAAGGACTTCACCCACAAGGAGATTGCGGACGCCACGAAGACGTCCGAGGTCCTGCTGTGTCTGAGCGCCGAGAGCCGCACCGCCGTCGACGAGCTGGTGGACGGGGCCCTGGCGGCCGGCGCCACCGAACCCCGCCCGGCCCAGGACCACGGCGTCATGTACGGCCGGGCCTTCGACGACCTCGACGGCCACACCTGGGAGATCATGTGGATGGACCCGGCCGTGATCCAGAAGCAGGCCTGA
- a CDS encoding ArsR/SmtB family transcription factor: MLRIHFTGVDLARVRMAGRPDALWETILSFHRLRDRRDARLFGEWRTETRSRLNSETRTLGMLIPSRGYFPDFLTPVEGQYGWDVGLDALRGIRPERMRRELQLLGAGAPVTPRLRDFMEGGTKQLPRLMGELRAYHRAAVEPYWTHIQAQIEAERAARGRALLDGGADELLASLPPMLRWRAPVLECDYPVDRDVRLRGRGLLLQPSFFCRRTAVTLHDPELPPVLVYPAAAQLASAPGSGEATRPAEEQRQRTLGKLVGHTRSVVLRAIGDGATTSELARRAGVSLASASQHACVMREAGLVTTLRRGNAVLHTVTPLGAALLKGGAVAS, encoded by the coding sequence GTGCTGCGTATCCATTTCACTGGAGTGGACCTGGCACGCGTACGGATGGCAGGGCGTCCCGATGCGTTGTGGGAAACGATTCTCAGCTTTCACCGCTTAAGAGACCGGCGCGATGCCCGGTTGTTCGGTGAATGGCGTACGGAAACCCGGAGCAGGTTGAATAGTGAAACACGCACGCTCGGTATGCTCATACCGAGTCGCGGTTATTTCCCCGATTTCTTGACCCCTGTGGAGGGGCAGTACGGGTGGGACGTGGGCCTCGACGCGCTGCGCGGGATCCGTCCCGAGCGCATGCGCCGTGAGCTCCAGCTGCTGGGTGCCGGAGCGCCCGTGACACCGCGGCTGCGGGACTTCATGGAGGGCGGCACCAAGCAGCTCCCGAGGCTGATGGGCGAGCTGCGCGCGTACCACCGGGCCGCCGTGGAGCCGTACTGGACCCACATACAGGCCCAGATAGAAGCCGAACGGGCGGCACGCGGCCGCGCGTTGCTCGACGGCGGCGCCGACGAGCTGTTGGCCTCGCTGCCGCCCATGCTGCGCTGGCGGGCCCCGGTGCTGGAGTGCGACTATCCAGTGGACCGCGACGTACGGCTGCGGGGGCGCGGGCTGCTGCTCCAGCCGTCCTTCTTCTGCCGGCGCACCGCGGTGACCCTCCACGACCCGGAGCTGCCGCCGGTGCTGGTCTACCCGGCCGCCGCGCAGCTGGCCTCCGCCCCGGGCAGCGGCGAGGCCACCCGGCCCGCGGAGGAGCAGCGCCAGCGCACGCTGGGCAAGCTGGTCGGGCACACCCGCTCGGTCGTGCTGCGGGCCATAGGGGACGGTGCGACCACCAGCGAGCTGGCCCGCCGGGCCGGGGTCTCGCTGGCCTCCGCCAGCCAGCACGCCTGCGTGATGCGCGAGGCGGGCCTGGTCACCACCCTGCGCCGCGGCAACGCGGTCCTGCACACCGTGACCCCGCTGGGAGCCGCGCTCCTCAAGGGCGGGGCCGTGGCCTCGTGA
- a CDS encoding alkaline phosphatase PhoX, which produces MERRTFLRGAVIGSSAAAFGGTLMHGAAYAAPAQPGAGPYGALGAADANGIMLPSGFTSRVIARSGQTVSGTSYTWHSAPDGGACYTDGSGWIYVSNSEINPSGGASAVKFNSSGTVTGAYRILSNTRQNCAGGKTPWNTWLSCEEVDRGFVYETDPYGVNAAVQRPAMGRFKHEAAAADPVRQVIYLTEDETSGCFYRFIPTTWGNLSSGTLQVLKAGTATSGSFTWQNVPDPDGSPTATRSQVSGSKKFNGGEGCHYANDTVWFTTKGDNRVWQLNLTNNTYELAYDDSLVPGGAAPLTGVDNVTGSSYGDLYVAEDGGNMEICVITPDDVVAPFLRITGQSSSEITGPAFSPAGNRLYFSSQRGTSGSSSGGITYEVTGPFRV; this is translated from the coding sequence GTGGAACGTCGTACCTTCCTGCGCGGCGCTGTGATCGGTTCGTCGGCCGCCGCCTTCGGCGGCACGTTGATGCACGGGGCGGCCTATGCGGCACCCGCCCAGCCCGGGGCCGGACCCTACGGGGCGCTCGGTGCCGCCGACGCCAACGGCATCATGCTCCCGAGCGGTTTCACCAGCCGGGTGATCGCCCGCTCGGGCCAGACCGTCAGCGGCACCTCGTACACCTGGCACAGCGCCCCCGACGGCGGCGCCTGCTACACCGACGGCTCGGGCTGGATCTACGTGTCCAACTCGGAGATCAACCCCTCCGGCGGCGCGAGCGCGGTGAAGTTCAACTCCTCCGGCACCGTCACCGGCGCCTACCGGATCCTCTCGAACACCCGGCAGAACTGCGCGGGCGGCAAGACCCCCTGGAACACCTGGCTGTCCTGCGAGGAGGTCGACCGCGGCTTCGTCTACGAGACCGACCCGTACGGCGTGAACGCGGCCGTCCAGCGCCCGGCGATGGGCCGCTTCAAGCACGAGGCGGCCGCGGCGGACCCGGTCCGGCAGGTGATCTACCTGACGGAGGACGAGACGAGCGGCTGCTTCTACCGCTTCATCCCCACCACCTGGGGCAACCTCTCCTCCGGCACCCTCCAGGTCCTCAAGGCCGGAACGGCCACCTCCGGCTCCTTCACCTGGCAGAACGTCCCGGACCCGGACGGCTCCCCGACGGCGACCCGCAGCCAGGTCTCCGGCTCCAAGAAGTTCAACGGCGGCGAGGGCTGCCACTACGCCAACGACACCGTCTGGTTCACCACCAAGGGCGACAACCGGGTCTGGCAGCTCAACCTCACGAACAACACGTACGAGCTGGCCTACGACGACTCGCTCGTGCCCGGCGGCGCGGCCCCGCTGACGGGCGTCGACAACGTCACCGGCTCCTCGTACGGCGACCTGTACGTCGCCGAGGACGGCGGCAACATGGAGATCTGCGTGATCACCCCGGACGACGTGGTGGCGCCCTTCCTGCGGATCACCGGACAGTCCTCCTCGGAGATCACCGGCCCGGCCTTCTCGCCCGCCGGCAACCGGCTCTACTTCTCCAGCCAGCGGGGTACGAGCGGCAGCTCATCCGGCGGCATCACCTACGAGGTGACGGGCCCGTTCCGGGTCTAG